The following coding sequences are from one Primulina eburnea isolate SZY01 unplaced genomic scaffold, ASM2296580v1 ctg567_ERROPOS1600000+, whole genome shotgun sequence window:
- the LOC140821449 gene encoding uncharacterized protein has product MGEDLLTGLTIENYPSTFLSMDSIAISHEEAVLHRLVDLSGPPDINLPLSVERSPPPPAQSWNHDSFDMLEVGLGHQVNDSDKLLDLPKIVRKCAKKLDSMWGAWFFFTFYFKPVLKDKSKCNIVRDSNDGVSGYDKSDLQLDVFLVQHDMENMYMWVFKDKPENSLGKMQLRSYMNGNSRHGEHPFPFSVEKGFVRSHKMQRKHYRGLSNPQCVHGIELVSSPKLLSLDEEEQKKWMELTGRELNFCVPPEAKEFSSWRNLPNTDFELERPLPPLKNNHAKKLLNGSGFNLSTHPSNHVNGDGMDLSVCNKKRKDLFTHGNDEDCSLTNNLNGDLHQDADFNPIEPSWLSEFSGVMRNVYGPVTAAKSIYEDNKGYLILITLPFADPERVKVHWWNNLTHCVVKISSVSTACLPFIQRNYRTFKLTDPAPEHCPPGEFKREIPLPARIPDDAKLEAYFDKSRTVLEIKVPKHPLRPEEHEVLVSLRPPNEFVLS; this is encoded by the coding sequence ATGGGGGAAGATTTGCTGACAGGTTTAACTATTGAGAATTATCCATCGACATTTTTGTCAATGGATTCCATTGCTATCTCTCACGAGGAGGCCGTACTCCATAGGCTGGTTGATCTTTCGGGCCCCCCAGATATTAATCTCCCATTGTCAGTAGAGCGTAGTCCTCCACCACCTGCTCAGTCTTGGAACCATGACTCTTTTGATATGCTCGAGGTTGGGCTCGGGCACCAAGTTAATGATTCTGATAAGCTTCTTGACTTGCCTAAAATAGTGCGGAAATGTGCCAAGAAATTGGATAGTATGTGGGGTGCTTGGTTCTTCTTTACTTTCTATTTCAAGCCTGTTTTAAAGGATAAATCAAAGTGCAACATAGTTCGGGACAGTAATGATGGGGTTTCTGGCTATGATAAGTCCGATCTGCAACTCGATGTCTTCTTGGTACAGCATGATATGGAAAATATGTATATGTGGGTTTTTAAGGATAAACCTGAAAATTCGTTGGGTAAAATGCAGTTGAGAAGTTATATGAATGGGAACTCACGCCATGGGGAACATCCATTTCCATTCAGCGTCGAAAAAGGTTTTGTTCGGTCTCATAAAATGCAGCGGAAGCACTACAGAGGACTCTCCAATCCACAGTGTGTTCATGGTATTGAACTCGTCTCATCACCCAAACTTTTGAGCCTCGATGAGGAAGAACAAAAGAAGTGGATGGAACTGACTGGTCGAGAACTAAACTTTTGTGTCCCACCTGAAGCTAAAGAATTCAGTTCATGGAGGAACCTACCAAATACAGATTTTGAGCTCGAAAGACCACTTCCTCCATTGAAGAACAACCATGCAAAGAAACTGCTTAACGGATCGGGTTTCAATTTATCAACACATCCATCAAACCATGTAAATGGTGATGGAATGGATCTTTCTGTTTGCAACAAGAAAAGGAAAGATCTATTCACACATGGAAATGATGAAGATTGTTCCCTTACTAATAATCTTAATGGAGATCTGCATCAAGATGCCGACTTCAATCCCATCGAACCTTCTTGGTTGAGTGAGTTCAGTGGGGTGATGAGAAATGTGTATGGTCCAGTTACAGCTGCTAAATCCATCTACGAGGACAATAAAGGATACTTGATACTCATTACGTTGCCTTTTGCGGATCCTGAAAGGGTGAAAGTCCATTGGTGGAACAATCTCACTCATTGTGTGGTGAAGATTTCTTCTGTCAGCACAGCATGCCTGCCATTTATTCAAAGAAATTATCGAACTTTCAAGCTTACGGATCCAGCACCGGAGCATTGCCCTCCTGGAGAATTCAAAAGGGAGATCCCACTACCCGCCCGGATTCCTGATGATGCAAAGCTAGAAGCGTACTTCGACAAGAGCAGAACCGTTCTTGAGATCAAAGTGCCTAAACATCCTCTAAGACCAGAGGAGCATGAGGTTCTTGTTAGCCTTCGCCCCCCGAATGAATTTGTCTTATCTTGA